One stretch of Pradoshia sp. D12 DNA includes these proteins:
- a CDS encoding thioredoxin family protein, which translates to MKKVIIFVAAVVLIFAAIAYLSNKQQTEKTSGINPYGKENLRPATVDQLDDPLYQNIITPDELDEKLEKEEAMTVYYFSPECSHCVKTTPILMPVAEELDEHIYQYNVLEFEQGWDEIEGSGTPTLIHYKNGKETSRISGEHTAEEFKQWFDNL; encoded by the coding sequence ATGAAGAAAGTCATTATTTTCGTCGCAGCGGTTGTTTTAATTTTTGCCGCAATAGCGTATTTATCTAATAAACAGCAAACAGAAAAAACGTCAGGTATTAATCCATATGGAAAAGAAAATTTAAGACCTGCCACTGTTGATCAATTAGATGATCCACTGTATCAAAACATCATTACACCGGATGAATTAGATGAAAAGCTTGAAAAAGAAGAAGCGATGACTGTTTATTATTTCAGTCCTGAATGTTCACATTGTGTAAAAACCACTCCAATTCTAATGCCCGTAGCAGAAGAATTGGACGAGCATATTTATCAATATAATGTGCTGGAGTTTGAGCAAGGCTGGGACGAAATTGAAGGATCAGGGACACCGACTCTTATCCATTATAAAAATGGTAAAGAAACAAGCCGTATTTCGGGAGAACATACCGCTGAAGAATTTAAACAGTGGTTTGACAATTTATAA
- the ald gene encoding alanine dehydrogenase: MLIGIPKEIKNNENRVAITPAGVLTLVSAGHKVMIESSAGMGSGFTDSDYESAGAIIYPTAAEVWTKADMIMKVKEPLPEEYTYFRPGLILFTYLHLAACPELTKALVDSEVFSIAYETVSSGKSLPLLTPMSEVAGRMAVQLGAQYLEKPEGGKGILLGGVPGVKRGKVTIIGGGVVGTNAAKIAIGLGAEVTIIDLSPDRLRELDDIFGNQVTTIISNPFNIADAVAESDLVIGAVLIPGAKAPKLVTDSMVQAMTPGSVIIDVAIDQGGIFETVDHITTHDCPTYTKHGVIHYAVANIPGAVPRTSTIALTNVTIPYALEIANKGAIQAITDNAGLAKGVNTLNGYVTYEAVATDLGYTYKAIKDAMNLTAEESLN; this comes from the coding sequence ATGCTGATAGGAATCCCAAAAGAAATTAAAAACAACGAAAATCGTGTTGCCATAACTCCAGCAGGCGTTTTGACTTTGGTATCTGCCGGACATAAAGTCATGATTGAATCCTCAGCTGGAATGGGCAGTGGCTTTACAGATTCAGATTATGAGTCTGCAGGAGCTATAATATACCCAACAGCAGCAGAGGTTTGGACAAAAGCAGACATGATTATGAAAGTTAAAGAACCACTACCTGAGGAATACACTTATTTTCGTCCTGGTTTGATTTTATTCACTTACCTTCACTTAGCTGCTTGTCCAGAATTAACAAAAGCATTAGTTGATTCTGAGGTTTTTTCCATCGCTTATGAAACAGTTTCATCTGGAAAATCATTGCCTTTATTAACTCCAATGAGTGAGGTAGCCGGCAGGATGGCTGTTCAGCTCGGTGCGCAATATTTAGAAAAGCCAGAGGGCGGCAAAGGAATCTTATTAGGCGGTGTTCCAGGGGTTAAAAGAGGAAAAGTAACCATTATTGGCGGTGGTGTAGTTGGTACGAATGCTGCCAAAATTGCCATCGGCTTAGGAGCAGAAGTTACCATTATCGATTTAAGCCCTGATCGTTTAAGGGAGCTTGATGATATTTTCGGCAACCAAGTGACTACCATTATCTCTAATCCATTTAATATTGCTGATGCTGTTGCTGAATCTGATTTGGTAATTGGTGCTGTTCTTATACCAGGTGCTAAGGCGCCAAAGCTTGTGACAGATTCAATGGTACAAGCTATGACTCCTGGTTCAGTGATTATAGACGTGGCAATCGATCAAGGCGGCATTTTTGAAACAGTCGACCATATTACCACACATGATTGTCCAACATATACAAAACATGGCGTGATTCATTATGCCGTAGCCAATATACCAGGTGCAGTACCAAGAACCTCTACGATAGCTTTAACAAATGTAACTATTCCATATGCCCTTGAGATTGCAAATAAAGGAGCAATCCAAGCTATTACGGATAATGCTGGCTTAGCTAAGGGGGTTAACACGCTTAACGGTTATGTTACCTATGAAGCGGTAGCCACAGATCTTGGATACACTTATAAGGCGATTAAAGATGCTATGAATCTGACAGCCGAAGAAAGCCTCAACTAA
- a CDS encoding PucR family transcriptional regulator, producing MENQYYSKDFFKGLYGSLHEFADRISSLINYPITIEDANHRLLAYSAHTNVTDQARILTIMGRRVPEKVINALWKKGIIPFLLQNDKPIIVDPLDDVGLGKRIAVSIRKNDEILGFIWALESDTAITDEKLSILAFAAKEAKNQLLLLQSRLKSQEDNYQEFFWKLLTGHYPTEKEILADSVKFPFTLSKHYTILVFEFTSSIDIDLDKQIVYLISTTQKVSIIFHTIDQNKLILLLNTSKNQSKDLISFFIRSFKADMKERFNVTICSEGCGNVYSDYIDTSKSYLEALEVISLKKRYTAELTNVQWYDELGLYQYLHIISEKRSSQPKQLPTGLNILKKYDEQHQTQLYETLEIYLTNNSNPAFTANTLHIHPNTLSYRLKRITEISQYDLKDHKITSHLLIEMKLAKY from the coding sequence ATGGAGAATCAGTACTATTCCAAGGATTTTTTTAAAGGATTATATGGTAGCCTGCATGAATTTGCTGATCGAATCAGTTCTTTAATCAACTATCCAATCACCATCGAGGATGCCAATCATCGATTGCTGGCATATAGTGCTCATACCAATGTTACCGATCAAGCCCGTATTCTAACCATTATGGGCAGACGTGTACCTGAAAAAGTAATTAATGCTCTGTGGAAAAAAGGAATAATTCCCTTCCTACTTCAAAATGATAAGCCTATTATTGTTGACCCCCTTGATGATGTGGGACTTGGTAAAAGAATTGCTGTTTCAATACGTAAAAATGATGAGATTCTGGGGTTTATTTGGGCTCTTGAATCGGATACTGCCATCACGGATGAAAAACTATCCATACTGGCATTTGCAGCAAAGGAAGCAAAAAATCAGCTCTTACTTCTTCAGTCGCGCTTAAAAAGTCAGGAAGACAACTATCAGGAATTCTTTTGGAAACTTTTAACCGGACATTATCCTACTGAAAAGGAAATACTCGCAGATTCGGTTAAATTCCCATTTACATTATCGAAACATTATACGATTCTTGTATTTGAGTTCACATCCTCTATTGATATTGACTTGGATAAACAAATCGTCTATTTAATCAGTACAACACAAAAAGTATCTATTATCTTTCATACGATAGATCAAAATAAACTTATTCTTTTACTGAATACCAGTAAGAATCAATCTAAGGATTTGATATCATTCTTTATTCGATCCTTTAAGGCTGATATGAAGGAACGTTTTAACGTTACCATTTGTTCGGAAGGCTGCGGAAATGTATATTCTGACTATATTGATACCAGTAAGAGCTATTTAGAAGCTCTTGAGGTTATTAGTTTAAAAAAAAGATATACAGCTGAATTAACTAATGTTCAATGGTACGATGAACTTGGTCTTTATCAATACCTCCATATAATCAGTGAAAAACGAAGCAGCCAACCAAAACAACTCCCTACCGGTCTGAATATCCTAAAAAAATATGATGAACAACATCAAACACAGCTATATGAAACGTTAGAAATCTATTTAACAAATAATTCTAATCCTGCTTTTACTGCCAACACTCTGCATATACACCCTAATACTCTTTCTTACCGTTTAAAAAGAATAACAGAAATCAGCCAATATGATTTAAAGGATCATAAAATAACCTCTCATCTCTTAATCGAAATGAAATTAGCTAAATATTAA
- a CDS encoding DUF5365 family protein, with product MKIVEGSLHLQDIEIDKAVEKFYLELFPMYFTKEQIDLFTLNEVLSVPGSNSHIGTLKGAFQALSCIQTLMIILENRSEDSKAVELFNHNARLLNELGIFFPFEHKHFFSEDRQIELPLYQTKAANTYLI from the coding sequence ATGAAAATTGTAGAAGGCTCTCTTCATTTACAGGATATAGAAATAGATAAGGCTGTAGAGAAATTTTATTTAGAACTGTTCCCAATGTACTTTACTAAAGAACAAATTGATTTGTTCACTTTAAATGAAGTACTGTCTGTACCAGGTTCAAATTCTCATATCGGTACGTTAAAAGGTGCCTTTCAAGCATTATCCTGTATACAAACCTTGATGATCATTCTAGAAAATCGAAGTGAAGATTCCAAGGCTGTTGAATTATTTAATCACAATGCACGGCTCTTGAATGAACTTGGTATCTTTTTTCCTTTTGAGCATAAACACTTTTTTAGTGAGGATAGACAGATTGAGCTTCCATTGTACCAAACAAAAGCAGCAAACACCTATTTAATTTAA
- a CDS encoding RluA family pseudouridine synthase — translation MLNVIKSGPYALITCPPDWIGKSVEIILRDHLHIPKKMLHQWRMEKIVLLNGEVISWSTKIESSSIMYIPIYAEDLNVLVPLKMKLDILYEDDDIMVVNKPPFLNTHPISENDNHSLMNAVTAYIDNNKIKPRHIHRLDKDTSGAILFAKHAYAGAILDQALSQGKIKRTYAALVQGIVKKEQGTINAPIARDRHTSGRMRVSTSGKHAVTKYKVLQRFKSKNQSLVACILETGRTHQIRVHMSSIGHPLIGDTLYGGTKSASLNRQALHAYKLEFIQPLTGEELSVESEIPFI, via the coding sequence ATGTTAAACGTAATTAAATCAGGTCCATATGCTCTAATTACCTGCCCTCCTGACTGGATAGGAAAATCAGTAGAAATTATTTTAAGAGATCACCTGCATATACCAAAGAAAATGTTACATCAATGGCGAATGGAAAAAATCGTTTTATTAAATGGTGAGGTGATTTCCTGGTCAACTAAAATAGAATCTTCTTCTATTATGTATATACCCATTTATGCAGAAGATTTAAATGTGTTAGTACCATTAAAAATGAAATTAGATATCCTTTATGAGGATGATGATATTATGGTCGTGAACAAACCACCATTTCTTAATACACATCCAATCTCAGAAAATGATAACCATTCCTTAATGAATGCTGTCACCGCATATATTGATAATAATAAAATTAAGCCTCGCCATATCCATCGCTTAGATAAGGATACTTCGGGTGCCATTCTCTTTGCTAAGCATGCTTATGCAGGAGCGATACTGGATCAGGCTTTGAGTCAAGGGAAAATAAAAAGAACTTATGCAGCCCTAGTTCAGGGAATCGTAAAAAAAGAGCAAGGTACCATAAATGCTCCGATTGCCAGAGACCGGCATACATCAGGGAGAATGCGAGTATCCACTTCCGGTAAACATGCAGTAACAAAATATAAAGTTTTACAAAGATTTAAATCTAAAAATCAATCTCTTGTAGCCTGTATATTGGAAACTGGCCGTACTCATCAAATACGAGTCCATATGAGCTCTATTGGCCATCCGCTTATTGGTGATACCTTATATGGAGGAACAAAAAGTGCCTCTCTCAATAGACAGGCCCTTCATGCATACAAATTAGAGTTTATACAGCCGCTTACAGGAGAAGAATTATCGGTCGAAAGCGAAATTCCATTTATATAG
- the arcA gene encoding arginine deiminase: MFKTENKLHISSEIGQLKKVLLHRPGKEIEHVIPSNMERLLFDDIPFLPRMQLEHDQFATELEKRNVEVIYLESLVKESFTSPEIKLQLIDTFLRESKHHLVGSYEMVKEYLESLTDTELVRKLMEGVLKKELDDRKKVHLDDFLSTYYPFYIDPLPNLYFTRDPAAIIGDGMTIHKMSTAARKRESLFWEFIMKHHPDYQKQDYKHWSDRSEPFAIEGGDILVLSDEVVAIGVSERTSARAIERMAFNLLSSSMTYKKVLAVEIPKKRAFMHLDTVFTMVDYDKFTIHPEIEGTNGQMNIFILELVNESGIQISRRYNLVDTLKEVLNLSELALIPCGGGDDIVSPREQWNDGSNTLAIAPGVVITYDRNQVTNKLLQDFGVEVIEIPSSELSRGRGGPRCMSMPLLRT; the protein is encoded by the coding sequence GTGTTTAAAACAGAAAACAAATTACATATTTCATCTGAAATAGGCCAACTTAAAAAAGTACTATTACATAGGCCGGGTAAAGAAATTGAGCATGTAATTCCTTCAAATATGGAGAGATTGCTATTTGATGATATTCCCTTCCTTCCCAGGATGCAATTGGAGCATGATCAATTTGCAACTGAGCTGGAAAAACGAAATGTTGAGGTCATCTATTTGGAAAGTTTGGTTAAAGAGTCATTTACTTCTCCAGAAATCAAGTTGCAGTTAATAGATACTTTTTTACGCGAAAGTAAACATCATCTTGTTGGAAGCTATGAAATGGTTAAAGAATACCTTGAATCCTTAACAGATACAGAGTTAGTCAGAAAATTAATGGAGGGTGTATTAAAAAAAGAACTGGATGATCGTAAAAAAGTTCATCTGGATGATTTTCTATCAACCTATTATCCTTTTTATATTGATCCCCTTCCAAATCTGTACTTTACAAGAGACCCTGCAGCAATCATAGGGGATGGAATGACCATTCATAAAATGTCTACAGCGGCCAGGAAAAGGGAATCTCTATTTTGGGAATTTATTATGAAACATCATCCTGATTATCAAAAACAGGATTATAAACACTGGTCCGATCGTTCCGAGCCTTTTGCAATTGAAGGAGGGGACATTCTAGTATTAAGTGATGAGGTTGTGGCCATTGGTGTAAGTGAGCGCACATCAGCACGGGCAATTGAAAGGATGGCCTTTAATCTGCTTAGTAGTTCTATGACCTATAAAAAAGTACTGGCTGTTGAGATTCCAAAAAAGCGTGCATTTATGCATTTAGATACAGTGTTTACTATGGTTGATTATGATAAGTTCACTATTCATCCGGAAATTGAAGGGACAAATGGGCAGATGAATATCTTCATTTTGGAGCTGGTAAATGAGTCTGGTATCCAAATATCAAGAAGATATAATTTAGTAGATACCTTGAAGGAAGTATTGAACTTATCGGAACTGGCCTTAATTCCATGTGGTGGGGGAGATGATATCGTTTCACCGAGAGAACAATGGAATGATGGATCCAATACACTGGCAATAGCGCCGGGAGTTGTAATTACGTATGATCGCAATCAAGTAACAAATAAGCTACTTCAAGATTTTGGAGTGGAAGTTATCGAAATCCCAAGTTCAGAGCTGTCACGTGGCAGGGGAGGTCCTCGTTGTATGAGTATGCCCCTTTTACGAACCTAA
- a CDS encoding GlsB/YeaQ/YmgE family stress response membrane protein: MSFIISLIVGGILGWVASLIVGKDVPGGIIGNIIAGIIGSWLGTAIFGDMGPTVAGYAIIPALIGAIILIFIVSMIMKAVRKTA; this comes from the coding sequence ATGAGTTTTATTATATCATTAATCGTAGGTGGAATTTTAGGTTGGGTTGCAAGTTTAATCGTAGGTAAAGATGTACCAGGTGGTATTATCGGTAACATTATTGCAGGTATTATTGGTTCTTGGTTAGGTACAGCTATTTTTGGAGATATGGGACCAACAGTTGCAGGATATGCAATTATACCGGCATTAATCGGTGCGATTATTTTAATCTTCATCGTAAGCATGATTATGAAAGCTGTAAGAAAAACAGCCTAA
- a CDS encoding DUF47 domain-containing protein — MVFKSKKDKFAVMLLNISSNLKESSDYFADYKLKNISDLKIFSDTMKQYETTGDDYVHEVIKELNNAFITPIEREDILMLAMTMDDVLDGLEHCSALFEMYSIVNANEYMLKFVDEIRNAAHEIDRAVELLMTKKLNDIRPIAIKIKEHESDCDTLHRQSVKHLFLVEKDPIRIIQYKEIYENLEEIADYCQSVANTLETIVMKNA, encoded by the coding sequence ATGGTATTCAAATCAAAGAAAGATAAATTTGCGGTTATGCTTTTAAATATTTCGTCGAATTTAAAAGAAAGCTCTGATTACTTCGCAGATTATAAATTAAAAAATATCAGCGATTTAAAAATCTTCTCCGACACAATGAAGCAATATGAAACAACTGGAGATGATTATGTACATGAAGTGATCAAAGAGCTTAATAATGCTTTTATCACACCGATTGAGCGTGAAGATATATTGATGCTTGCCATGACAATGGATGATGTTCTCGATGGTCTTGAGCATTGTTCTGCGCTCTTTGAAATGTACTCTATTGTCAATGCAAATGAATATATGTTGAAATTTGTCGATGAAATTCGCAATGCCGCTCATGAAATTGACCGCGCTGTAGAATTACTAATGACTAAAAAATTAAATGACATTCGTCCTATTGCAATTAAAATAAAAGAACATGAATCTGATTGTGATACTCTGCATCGTCAATCTGTTAAACATCTTTTCCTTGTGGAAAAAGATCCAATCCGTATTATTCAATATAAAGAAATCTACGAGAACCTAGAAGAAATTGCGGATTATTGTCAGTCTGTGGCGAATACATTAGAAACAATCGTTATGAAAAACGCTTGA
- a CDS encoding peptide MFS transporter, whose translation MSVNTQAQELGKKKHPPGLYLLFLTEMWERFSYYGMRAILILYLTTELVSGGLGIDNKTALSIYGFYTGAVYFTPLVGGWLADRYLGHRLSITIGGVLMALGNIALFAHQSQTFLYIGLALLIAGNGFFKPNISTLLGQLYEGNESRRDAGYTIFYMGINVGAFFAPLVIGFVSEDLFTKTIDGVMTYGYKYGFLISAIGMIIGQLLFNLLANKYLGDAGKRPAVSATKESKEKSNAPLTRSEKQRTWVIIIITCFVVFFWAGFEQAGSSLTLYTKDFVDREVFGWTVPVSWFQSLNPLFIVLLAPIVSALWVKLASSKRGDIPVPTKMAMGMITLGLGYIVLLFAIFKTGNDAASIQQKASIMFIVVTYFLHTMGELFLSPVGLSLVSRIAPVKLASLLMGVWLASSGVANIIAGQLAAVTQSLGYFEVFALIGGVAIFFGLILLALSKKLVAMMEIK comes from the coding sequence ATGTCAGTTAACACTCAAGCTCAGGAGCTTGGCAAGAAAAAGCATCCTCCTGGATTATATCTTTTATTCCTAACAGAAATGTGGGAAAGATTTAGTTATTACGGCATGCGTGCCATTTTAATCCTCTATTTAACTACTGAATTAGTCAGTGGCGGATTAGGGATTGATAATAAAACAGCTCTCAGTATCTATGGATTCTACACTGGTGCTGTTTACTTCACGCCGCTTGTCGGTGGATGGTTAGCAGACCGCTATTTAGGTCACCGTCTGTCCATCACGATTGGTGGGGTCTTGATGGCTTTAGGTAATATCGCGTTGTTCGCCCATCAAAGCCAAACATTCTTATACATTGGCTTAGCTCTATTAATCGCTGGTAATGGTTTCTTCAAACCAAATATTTCCACATTGCTTGGCCAATTATATGAAGGCAATGAATCTCGCCGTGACGCAGGTTATACAATTTTCTATATGGGTATAAATGTTGGTGCTTTCTTTGCTCCATTAGTCATCGGTTTTGTTTCGGAAGACTTATTTACTAAGACAATTGACGGTGTTATGACCTATGGCTACAAATATGGTTTCTTAATTTCAGCAATTGGTATGATCATTGGTCAATTACTATTTAACTTATTGGCTAACAAATATTTAGGTGATGCTGGTAAACGCCCAGCAGTTTCTGCAACAAAAGAATCTAAAGAAAAATCCAATGCTCCATTAACACGCAGTGAGAAACAACGTACATGGGTAATCATTATCATTACTTGCTTTGTTGTTTTCTTCTGGGCTGGTTTTGAACAAGCTGGAAGTTCGTTAACTCTATATACAAAAGACTTTGTAGATCGTGAAGTATTCGGTTGGACAGTGCCAGTATCCTGGTTCCAATCACTTAACCCATTATTCATCGTACTCTTGGCACCAATTGTATCTGCATTATGGGTTAAACTTGCAAGTTCCAAACGTGGTGACATCCCAGTTCCAACTAAAATGGCAATGGGTATGATTACGCTAGGTTTAGGTTATATCGTATTGTTATTTGCAATTTTCAAAACAGGTAATGATGCTGCAAGCATTCAACAAAAAGCAAGTATCATGTTCATCGTGGTAACATACTTCCTTCATACAATGGGTGAATTGTTCTTATCTCCAGTAGGACTTTCCCTTGTAAGTAGAATTGCTCCAGTTAAATTAGCGTCCTTGCTAATGGGTGTATGGTTAGCTTCTTCTGGTGTCGCTAACATTATTGCTGGACAATTAGCTGCTGTAACACAATCACTTGGATATTTTGAAGTATTCGCCCTTATCGGCGGTGTAGCAATTTTCTTCGGTCTAATTCTTTTAGCACTATCCAAGAAACTTGTTGCAATGATGGAAATAAAATAA
- a CDS encoding inorganic phosphate transporter, which translates to MDTLLLITVLIVILALSFDFINGFHDTANAIATAVSTKALKPRHAILMAAIMNFVGAMTFTGVAKTITKDIVDPFTLENGSIVIMAALISAIAWNLITWYYGIPSSSSHAIIGSIAGAAIAAAGFGAIHFDGFLKIIYALLFSPVIAFVAGYIVYSIFKVIFKNNNLTKTNKNFRFIQIGTAALQAYSHGTNDAQKAMGIITLALIANGFTSSTDIPLWVQISCAAAMGLGTSIGGWRIIKTVGGNIMKIRPVNGVAADITSAAIIFGATFIHLPVSTTHVISSSIMGVGASHRVKGVKWSTAKKMVITWVITMPISAALAGLIYLSLNFFF; encoded by the coding sequence ATGGATACATTACTTTTAATTACAGTATTGATTGTAATATTGGCCCTATCCTTTGATTTCATCAATGGGTTTCATGACACAGCCAATGCAATCGCAACAGCTGTGTCAACAAAAGCATTAAAACCTAGGCATGCCATTTTAATGGCAGCCATTATGAACTTTGTTGGAGCCATGACTTTTACTGGTGTGGCAAAAACAATCACGAAGGATATTGTTGACCCATTTACACTGGAAAATGGTTCAATTGTTATTATGGCAGCTTTAATCTCAGCGATTGCCTGGAATTTAATCACTTGGTATTACGGTATTCCGAGTAGTTCATCACATGCCATTATCGGTTCTATTGCCGGGGCTGCAATTGCAGCAGCTGGATTTGGTGCGATACACTTCGACGGATTCCTAAAAATTATCTATGCTTTATTATTCTCGCCAGTTATTGCCTTTGTTGCTGGTTATATTGTTTACAGTATCTTTAAAGTAATTTTTAAAAATAATAATTTAACAAAGACCAATAAGAATTTCCGTTTCATTCAAATTGGTACTGCTGCTTTGCAGGCATACTCTCACGGAACAAATGATGCCCAAAAGGCAATGGGGATTATCACCCTTGCTTTAATCGCAAATGGCTTTACGTCATCTACTGACATTCCATTATGGGTACAGATATCCTGTGCTGCCGCAATGGGGCTTGGAACGTCTATAGGCGGTTGGAGAATTATTAAAACAGTCGGCGGAAACATTATGAAGATTCGTCCTGTTAACGGTGTAGCAGCTGACATAACCTCTGCAGCTATTATCTTTGGAGCTACCTTTATTCATCTTCCTGTAAGTACCACTCATGTTATTTCATCATCTATTATGGGTGTAGGTGCTTCCCACCGTGTAAAAGGTGTTAAATGGAGTACAGCCAAGAAAATGGTCATAACCTGGGTTATTACGATGCCTATTTCGGCAGCATTAGCTGGTTTGATTTATCTTAGTTTAAATTTCTTTTTTTAA
- a CDS encoding LTA synthase family protein, with protein MSAFTSKAKKSLSGPVGFLIVAVVLFWIKIYTSYIVEFDLGITNTMQEFLLFINPISSAVIFFSLALLAKGKRAFKWLVFINIILSFVQYANIVYYRFFNDFITWQTLKQTENLNVGDGGGLLGSVMELLRIYDPLYFLDTIILILFIVYKKFQPSEGRLKFRKTGAVFAFGVGMLVLNVVLAEIDRPQLLTRTFDRNYLVKYLGTYNYTIYDGLKTMKVNAQKASADSSDLTEVQNFVQANYAEPNKKYFGAAEGMNVIYIHLESFQNFLIDYKLHGEEVTPFINSLTKDKNTLYFDNFYHQTGQGKTSDSEMLLENSLFGLSQGSAMTTNGNNTYQSAASILEQEKGYSSAVFHGNYKSFWNRDEVYKHWGVQNFFDASYYDMKDEDVLNYGLKDKPFFEQSKPLLESLPEPFYTKFITVSHHFPYPISEEDATIEAATTGDGSVDRYFQTARYLDESVEEFVNYLKETGLYDRSVLVFYGDHYGISDNHNEAMAQVLNKEEITKYDSAELQEVPLIIRVPGMEGGVQHQYGGQIDLLPTLLHLLGVDSKNYIQLGTDLLSEDHTEIVPFRNGNFMSPNVKYIDGKYYDSTGTLIEETEEYAQMGEYASTMLAMSDKIIYGDLLRFYTPEGFKPVDPSKYNYNINAADGETTSTKSEE; from the coding sequence ATGAGTGCATTTACGAGCAAAGCGAAGAAGAGCTTAAGTGGACCTGTTGGTTTCCTTATAGTCGCTGTTGTTCTCTTTTGGATTAAAATCTATACAAGTTATATAGTAGAATTTGATCTTGGTATCACGAATACGATGCAAGAATTTTTACTTTTCATTAATCCAATCAGTTCAGCCGTTATTTTCTTCAGTCTTGCTTTATTAGCAAAGGGCAAACGTGCATTTAAATGGTTAGTTTTTATAAACATTATTCTATCCTTTGTACAGTATGCCAATATCGTTTATTATCGATTCTTTAACGACTTTATTACATGGCAAACATTAAAGCAGACAGAAAATCTCAATGTGGGCGATGGCGGTGGATTGCTCGGAAGTGTAATGGAGCTTTTACGCATTTATGATCCACTGTATTTCCTTGATACAATCATTCTTATTTTATTCATCGTTTATAAGAAATTCCAACCAAGTGAAGGCCGCTTGAAATTCCGTAAAACAGGGGCAGTTTTCGCATTTGGTGTAGGAATGCTTGTATTAAATGTTGTATTAGCCGAGATTGACCGTCCTCAGTTATTAACTAGAACATTCGACCGTAACTACTTGGTCAAATATCTGGGAACCTACAATTACACAATTTATGATGGATTAAAAACGATGAAGGTGAATGCCCAAAAAGCGTCAGCTGATTCCAGTGACCTAACAGAGGTTCAAAACTTTGTACAGGCAAACTATGCAGAACCAAATAAAAAGTACTTTGGAGCGGCTGAAGGAATGAATGTGATTTATATTCATTTAGAATCCTTCCAAAACTTCCTGATTGATTACAAGCTGCATGGAGAAGAAGTAACACCTTTTATCAACTCGCTTACAAAAGATAAGAATACACTTTACTTTGATAATTTTTATCACCAAACAGGGCAAGGAAAAACATCTGACTCAGAGATGCTGCTAGAAAACTCCTTGTTTGGCCTATCTCAAGGTTCAGCAATGACTACAAATGGTAATAATACGTATCAGTCAGCTGCTTCTATCCTTGAACAAGAAAAAGGGTATTCCTCTGCTGTATTCCACGGTAACTATAAATCATTCTGGAACCGTGATGAAGTTTATAAACATTGGGGTGTTCAAAACTTCTTTGACGCCAGCTATTATGACATGAAGGATGAAGATGTATTAAACTATGGCTTAAAAGACAAACCGTTCTTCGAGCAGTCTAAGCCTTTACTTGAATCCTTACCAGAACCGTTCTATACAAAGTTCATAACAGTATCTCACCACTTCCCTTATCCAATTTCTGAAGAGGATGCTACTATTGAAGCAGCAACTACAGGTGATGGATCTGTAGACCGTTATTTCCAAACGGCTCGTTATTTGGATGAATCAGTGGAAGAATTCGTGAATTATTTAAAAGAAACAGGTCTTTATGATCGTTCTGTCCTTGTATTTTATGGCGATCACTATGGTATATCTGATAACCATAATGAAGCGATGGCACAAGTACTCAATAAAGAGGAAATTACTAAGTATGACTCAGCCGAACTTCAAGAAGTACCATTAATTATTCGAGTTCCTGGTATGGAAGGCGGCGTCCAACATCAGTATGGTGGGCAGATCGATTTACTTCCTACACTTTTACACTTACTAGGTGTTGATTCAAAGAATTACATTCAACTTGGAACTGATTTACTATCAGAAGACCATACTGAAATAGTACCTTTTAGAAATGGTAACTTTATGAGTCCGAATGTAAAATATATTGATGGCAAGTACTATGATTCCACTGGAACACTTATTGAAGAAACTGAAGAGTATGCTCAAATGGGCGAATATGCCTCAACCATGCTCGCTATGTCCGATAAAATTATTTACGGAGATTTACTCAGATTCTATACTCCAGAAGGTTTCAAACCTGTAGACCCATCAAAATACAACTATAATATTAACGCTGCTGATGGTGAAACTACATCAACGAAGAGCGAAGAGTAA